A segment of the Pogoniulus pusillus isolate bPogPus1 chromosome 25, bPogPus1.pri, whole genome shotgun sequence genome:
agagcagtgaagtgtcccctcagcctcctccagactaaacaaccccagttccttcagctgctcctcaccagacctgttctccacacccttcaccaGATTCATGTTGGGGAGATGGAGAAACTATTATAATGTTAAGGTCTGCAGTGATTaatgagagagaaacaaaatggtgagagaCACAATGGCTTTTTCTGCCATGCAGTTGTGTAATGGCACCACTGTGCTTGTGTCACTATCTCAGGCTCTGAGACATCCCTCTTGGTGAGATTTGGGGGTGGGAAGTGTCCTGGGAAGCTGATTGGTTCTGTGCTTTCTTCCAGACCCTTCTCACATGTCTTTTGAAGAACTTCTGAAGCTACAGAGTGATGTGAGAACGAAAGTGTGCAAGCAGGTGACCAGTGGGAAGAAAACCACAAAGCCTGCCACAGCGATGGTGAAGCACCAGCAAGGCAAAAAAGGGTAAAGCAGTTTTTTTGTGATCAGAAAACTCTGCAGGTGTGCACTCTATGCTCCAGAaattgtgctgggagctcctcaTAGTGTTGCCATTGCCTTAGAACTTGTGTAGATCTTCACTTGATGTACTACGTAACAATGCCTTTCACTGTagtgagtggtcaggcattgggacaggctgcccagggagatggtggagtcaccatccctggaggtgttcaagaaatgtatggccatggcactctgggacatggtttcgtggccatggtggtgttgggttgacagttggactcaataatcttggaggtctttcccaaccaaaccaGCTTTTGATTCTGTAGTGTTTCATCTGAGAGTAGCCTGTTGCTGTTTCAGAGTTCTCCATGCCTTGTCCTGTTAAACTCCCCAGCAGTACCCATTGGTTAATTCAGTGTTCAGTTTCCTTGCACTCTCTGGAGTAAGGCACTTCTGATCCACGGTCTGGTAGGCTTCTCTTTTCAGCTGTGTCCCTTGGGCTCTCAAACCCTACTGTTTTACAAAGCCCTTCCAGCTCACCTCTTCTACCTGGCTGGGGTTGCAGTGGCAAACAGTTCTGGAATTTCATTCATCCTGATGTTGTCTGACCTGTGGCCTGTGTGAATTTCCCATTTTCTCCCTTTTACAGTACTTATGGCCACAGACTTCTCTGTCATCAGTGGTGTCCATGTGTCCTATTGGCATACACTCCTAGCTGCTGTGTCTGGTTGACTCtactatgaagacaggctggaaaagtaagggttgttcaggctggagaagagaaggcttcagggacaccttacagcagccttccagtacctgaaagaaagctggggaggggcttttcaCAAGGGCCTGTAGTGCTAGGATGTGGGGGAATgactttaagctggaagaggggaggtttagtctgGATAGGAGAAAGACTTTTTTGTCCAGTGAAggtagtgagactctggaacaggttgccccggGAGGCTTTGGATATCTCCTtgctggaggcgttcaaggccaggttagacagggccatgagcaacctgatctagttggggatgtccctgctcactgcaggggagttggacaagatgacctttgaggatcccttccaaaccagtgcattctgtgactgtaaagtgtattcacacagaatcacactgaCTCACCATAGTTAGAAAAGAGCATTAAGATCAACTCCAACCATAATCTTACTCCACTATACCAGGGTCACTGCCACACCATATCCTGGAGTACTATGTCTAGACAGCTTTCAggtacatccagggatgagaattcaaccacttccctgggaagcctgttccagcctctgataacccttttcctaatgtctaacctaaatctcccaTGGTGTTAAGttgatgccatttcctcttgtcttatgtgacttgtgagaagagaccagtggGGGCCAGCAGAAGACTGGAAGAAGATCTGATAGGTTTTGTTGTGTTGAATAAGATGCTGGCAGCCAAggcagccaacagcatcctggcctgtgtcagcaatagtgtggccagcatgaccaGTGCAGTGATTatgcccctgcactctgcactggtgagtagggctgcatcaggaggctgtagccaggtggggttggtctcttctcccaggcaagcagcatcagaacagggggacacagtctcaagctgtgccagaggaggtctaggctggatgttaggaggaagttgttggcagagagtgattggcattggaatgggctgcccagggaggtggtggagtcaccatccctggaggtgttgaagccaagcctggctgaggcacttagtgccatggtctggttgactggctagggctgggtgctaggttggactggatgatcttggaggtctcttccaacctggttgattctgtgatcaaggtCAGTGCAGGATTGTTTGAACCATGCACTTGCAGACACTTTCACTGTGGTAGCCTTATCTGGTTTATAGTCAACCTCTCTGTTCTCCACATGCTCATGGTGAGGACTGGGTGGGAATATTTTTGCTGTTTCAGCACTGTGCAGTAGTATTCTGTTGAGCTGTGGTACTTTAGGCTGGGTGCCTCTGGAAAGAAACACCACAAGAGTTGAGACCTGCAGGGTGTCCAGCCTGGTGGGTGGGTACAGGAAATAGTGTATCTCTTCCCATAAATCCTGCATCCCTATAAATCTGGCTGCAAAGttactttctttctctttctgctgctgtgagagGCACCTCTCTCATCTCCTGGCATTTTTACTGTGCAGCTATGGcccaggaggtgggggggtgtaGTGTGGCTCTGATGGGCCTCTGGAAGGAGAAACAAGGCGGGTGCAGTTTGGGCCTGGCCAGCATAGCAATGGGGACGGGAGAAGAAAGCACTGAGGTTTATGGTAAACCCCAGGAGGAGTTTTGGTCTGATTTTTTGGGAGTTTAGTGTGAAGCTTTGGCTTAATAAGCTTCTGTGTTAAGCCCAGATTATGGATTTCTTTGTATTGGATATGCTTTGCTGTGCTCACCACTAGGTAGAACTGTAACACTGCAGCTTGTGAATTGCTTCTCCATTTGAACTTCCCAGTACTCTCCTGCCCACTGTGTGAGCATTATTCTTCTGTCCCTTTTGGAATAACAGCAGTCTGCTCGTTAAATCACAGCATGAGCCTAGCCTCCACCTCCTTGtgtcctctgctcctcttgagtacatctcttctcttcttcaggccacTGGAGATGTCTGCTAAGAAGCCTGTACCTTTCCTGCGCCAAGTGGTCTCTGTTAGAAAGCAGGTGAGTTCTGAGTTCCACCATCTCTAGGTCAGCAGCTGGCATCCTTAGCAATGTTAGAGGGCACAGCTGTGGTGGtaatggagctgctgaagggtttggagaacaaGGCTTGGGCCACTGTCTGGTGAGGCTAGGTGTTACTCTGGAGAGAAGATGACATTGGTGCAGGAGTAGCTGCTGCCTGTAGAAGCTGCTGAGTGTATCATGCACGACTTTGAGACCCAGTGTTTCCAGAAGATGTAAGAGTTGCCACCAATGGCAAGTGCACTGCAAGCTGTGGTCATCCCTCCCTGCTTTGGAAGTCCACATGTCCACCTAGTTTCCAATCTGGATATAACTTGGAATTATTGCTGCATCACCTCAGTATATTTAGTTATAGtttttttgtctctcttttatttttgtatGACCTGACCCAGCTAATTTTTGAAAATCTAGATAGGTTTGAATTCCCAGATCCATCCCTTTGGCCACACATGTTCAGCTAGCTCTTGGTCTGGGAGTTCCAGGAGGCACCACTCATACTTGAACTGGCTCCTCCCAGGCAGTAGGTTGCATATGGCAATGACTGGTGCTTGGTAGACTGGATGCAGGTGTGGTGAGGCTGCCACCTTCTTTATTGGACTCAGTCCTTGCCAGATGTAGATGTTTTCATTAGTGGGTACATAATACTGCTGACAGTTGGTGTGTCTATGGTGGTGGGATTcagctgggtgatctttgaggttccttccaacccaaactactctgtggtttaaaaaaaagaaaagccaaagcaGAGTCTGATCCCTGTCAGGAGAGTAAGCAGGCTATTAACTGTGTCATCCAGCTCTAACCTTGGCTTTCCCTGCCTTCAGGTCTACAGGGACCCAAGATTTGATGACCTGTCTGGAGAGTATAAGCCTGAAATATTCATGAAGACATACAGCTTTCTGGATGACATCAAGAAGCGGGAAAAAGAGGtgatgctgcctgcctgcccttggCCAAAAGCAGCTTTCTTGGCAGGGATAGCTTCCTCAAAGGCTTTTCAGAGTGAaggtggcaggcaggcaggcagacagcttTCTGCTCTCTTCTTCAGATGGttcagaagcagctgaaaaagTGTCAGGAcgcagagcagaaggagaaactccagcagctcctgaacCGCATGGTGAGTTCagtgcagcctctcctctcctgtggGGCAAAGCACCAGAAGACAGGACCTGTGACCCAAGGTCTCCTTAGACATTTGCTGACATGTGCCATCCTTTCTGTACAGACACAGCAGGAACAGGCacagaagaagcaacagaaaTTGAGAGAGAGGGAGCTGTCTTTGAAAAGACAACAGAGGGAGCTCGCCAAGCAGGGAAAGAAACCCTTCTTCCTAAAGAAGTGTAAGTACACAGTCTGAAGGCACTGCAGTAGGGCCTAGAGGGAGTGCTGCTAACAGGAGTCCAGGCACTGGCCTAGAGGGAGTGCTGCTAACAGGAGTCCAGGCACTGGCCTAGAGGGAGTGCTGCTAACAGGAGTCCAGGCACTGGCCTAGAGGGAGTGCTGCTAACAAACAGGAGTGCAGGCACTGGAAGTGGGTTGTCCATAATATTACAGAGATTTGTggccctggtgagactgcacctcaaatactgggttcagtttcaggcccctcactacaaaaaggacattaaggagctggagtgtgtccagagaaggacaacaaaggtggtgaagggtctagagaagagctctggggaggagcagctgagggaagtgggattgtttaacctggagaagaggaggctgagggaagacctcattgctctctacaactacctaaaaggaggttggagtgaggtggggtttggtttcttctccctggtatcagttgatagaacaagaggaaatggtttgagattgtgccaggggaggtttaggttggatgttaggaaaaatttctttgctgcaagagtggtcagacactggaacaggctgcccagggaggtgctggagtcactgtctctggaggtgttcagggaatgtgtggccatggagctttgggacatggtttaatggacaTGGTAATGTTAGGTTGATGGCTGAGGTcgatcttagagatctcttccaacaaaaaccagtctgtgattctgttgttctACTCAAGGAAAAGTGAGGTGTGGAGCCAGGAAGGAGAGGTGAGCTGAGGCTATTCTATAGTGATGATCTGTGCTTTGGTTTAACACCTTTTGctcccttctctgcagctgagaAGAGGAAATTGGAGCTAGCTGAGAAGTATACAGAGCTGAAGAGGAGTGGAAAGCTGGAAAGCTTCCTGaccaagaagaggaagaggaatgcCATCAAAGACAAGCGCCGCCTGCCCTCACAGAAGGATCTGTGACAGAGCCGTTGTCTGGCTCTGGGAAGTGACTCTGGTATCCCTCTTCTCAATACCTGCCATTCACTGAACAGCCTCTGGGCTGCGGAGCAGAGGCTGAACTGCAGGAGTGCATTTTGTAGCTGAAATGTCCTCTCTGCCTGTCATGACCCAGGCATGGTGCAAGCCACAGGTCTGTCATGCATCTGCATGGTGTACTGGCTGACTGTCCTTGAAGCACATCTCTTCCTCCAGGAGAGGGCAAGCACTGCATCgcttgctctgctcagctcttagGAGACACCAGCTGAAGTGAGAAAGGACATCAGATGGGAGGGCTCTGGTACAATGCCTGCTTAGAGCAGAGCTAGCACTAACTTCAGGCCTGGTTGCCCAGGGCTGCTTTGTTTGGTCTGAGAATGCCCAAGGACAAATGTCATGATCCCTTTTGGCCTCTGCTTCAGGTTCTCAAGATGAAACTTGCCTGGTTTAGTCCATAACAATCGCCTTGTCCTCAGTGAAGTGCCTGACTTCATCTTCCCAGTAGCCTCATCCTAAGTTTGAGAAGTGGGTGGAAAAGGGGTGCTGTTAGGACTCTCTTGAGCCTTCTCTTGCAGAAGGTGAACAAACCctgttctctcagccttctcttcgaGTGCTCCAGCCACAGAACTTTCACTTCCTCAAATGGAGTTAGTTCAAATGATCAACAGCTGTCTTCTGGTGGCCCAGCCTGCATACAGCATGTGGATGTAGCCTTGGTGCTTGAGTAAATGAGAGATGAGGATACTCCTGTGCATGGGCTGGTGATGCAGGCCTTCCTTGGCTGGCTgctcaggtgctgctgcctAGTCTCTGCAGTAGGGATACCATCTCTCTTGGCTTCTCAAGGTGGTCTGTTACAGGGCTATTTGTGCTTCTAGGAACTGAGTGAAATAAAACCCCTCCGTTTTCCTCTATCCCCAGTGCTGGTGCTGTTACAGTCAAAGGTGTTGGAGCTTAGGAGAATGAATGCCTCTCTCCTACATGTTTGGCCACCAGCTCTCATTCCTCCTTGCTTCTGGTCACCTCTGTCCCCTCTGGCTGTATGGACAAGGTGATATGGATGTGACCCAGATGCTATGTGGCAGGTTGGAGCACGTGCTGCGATtgtggctcagctctgcaggacaGAGGACTTCCTGGGCGCTGTaggtgagcagctgctgtgcagggtctGCAAAAGGCCTTGTGATGAGTAAGAAATGGATTGATGAGTACCTAAGGGTGTTCCTGAAGCATCTACCTCCAGATCACTCACAGAAGTGAGTTCAGCTTTGGTGACAGATCTGAGTGTCACTGGGGGAAGGGGATGTGCCAATTTGGCTGGAGGCCACATTGAAACTCTCATGGGTCTTTAAGCTGTGTGTGGCTTATTGCTTTGCACTGTTGCtgttgcttcctcctcctcttaccTCCACATGGGCTGGAGAACCTGCCACCTTCTTATGCCTTCAGAGTTATCTGGGGAGCAtcacagcagcaccaaaggctgAGACTCTCCTGACCCTTCCTGTGGCTTTGGTCTGCTTATTTTATGCTCTAGAGCTCAACGAACCTCCCACCTGTACTTTACTGCAAGGGAAGAAGACTGGGgactggagaggctggagataGCTCAGATGTGGCACTTGCAAAGAGGCTGCATGGGAGCTGCATTCCTAAGTCACTTTACCCTCCCCAGATGCTAGTGGGTCTTACCTAGCAGGGAACAAGTCCCAAAGTGGTCCTCTTttccctcctgtccctctgaagcCAAAGGAGTCCTTCCTGCTGAGGCCTGCAAGCAAGGAGGACTTCCTTGCTGGGATGTTCAGTAGTGAGGAGCAAGCAGATGGAGGTCTCCTTGCCAGCACGACAACACCAGCTGCAGGTGTGGCCAACATCTCCAGAGACCTTTATACTGGTGGGAGCTGTTCGTCCCTCTCGCCTCCTTGCCTCGAGTCACTTATGTTAGTCTACAGGACTGGGGCAGAGTGGGTGGAAAGCTGCTCAAAGGACTTGGAAGTGCTGGttaacagccagctgaacacgagccaactgtgctcaggtggccaagaaagccaacagcatcctggcctggatcaggaatggtatggccagcaggagcagggaagtgatcttgcccctgtactcagtgttgctgaggctacaccttgagtgctgggttcagtttttggGCCACTTCCTACAGGAAAAACGTTGGTATGCtaaagcatgtccagagaagggcaacagctggtgaagggtctggagaacagatgtTCTAAGGAGTAGCTGACgaacctcattgttctctacaactccctgaaaagaggttggagtgaggtgggaattggtctcttctccccagtatcagGTGATGGAATGAGCAGAAATGGCCT
Coding sequences within it:
- the RRP36 gene encoding ribosomal RNA processing protein 36 homolog, encoding MRPRQGSAGGRARRARAAGRNRAAAAAERENAAGRRRPSRSAQVAAEGERTGGSGESGDSSDDGGSRLGAEVCSGWDEEAELAKDGGSDPSHMSFEELLKLQSDVRTKVCKQVTSGKKTTKPATAMVKHQQGKKGPLEMSAKKPVPFLRQVVSVRKQVYRDPRFDDLSGEYKPEIFMKTYSFLDDIKKREKEMVQKQLKKCQDAEQKEKLQQLLNRMTQQEQAQKKQQKLRERELSLKRQQRELAKQGKKPFFLKKSEKRKLELAEKYTELKRSGKLESFLTKKRKRNAIKDKRRLPSQKDL